Genomic window (Phragmites australis chromosome 5, lpPhrAust1.1, whole genome shotgun sequence):
AAAGTAGTTGCACGGGCAACAAAAGCTGGACAGAATACCTCATCTGGCACAAACATCATGGTAAGCTAAAGCCCCACAAAACTTTCACAGAGTCGATCAGCGACAACACTAACAGATTATCAAACCAAAAATTACCATAGAATATCACAGTGCAATATATCTTGATCTGCAACAACCTGAAGACTAACAAAAGGATATCTCAGCGCAATACATCCACCACATTGCAAACTGAAGACCGACAACAACCGATAAACAAAGAGAGTCGATACACAAATAAGCAAAGTCTAATTAATGCTGCCGCGGCACGTCCGCTAGGTGACTGAATATTACTGCTGCAGCAAAGATCATCTGTTAGCAGACCGAAAGTTTGATGTGTGCACAAAATCAACTGGCCGCGTCCAAGATGTCCCTCTTTTACTTCAAAGTACCCAACAAGGCTGCAAAGGAAGCACTAGAGCATGGtgagataaatatatatatttgcataagaaatgaagaCAAGCAAACACTAAAAAGCTGCAAACATTGAAATGCACCATTCAAAAGGACAAAAACAAGTGAAAGGTGCAATAAGCATATGTAAGATTAAAAGCTCTATATCCTGAAAGGTACTATTGCCAATTCATAAACTTCAGAAATAATACAAACATGAGTTTGTCTAGAATGATGTAATCGAAAAAACTGCGACTTAcagtttcatatatttttttgcattcAACGATGCCTCCTGTCTCTATAATCATCTCTAGAATAGTGTTGGTCATCCCTCCTTGAACGGTGATAAGAATCGTCATATCTAGACCTTTTGGGGTCCTGCCGATCAATATCTCTACTTCTGTGTCGCTCTTCATCCCTCCTCTCATCTTTGTTTCTGCGATCCATGTTTCCGTCTTCCCTAGCCGCACTTGAATTTGGATCATACCTATCTTCTCCAAGGCCTCTTTTGTAGTCTCTTTCCACACCATTTCCACCTTCCCTTCTatcttgctctctctccctaTGCCTCTCTTGTTCTCTTTCCTTGTGTCTatcttcctccctctccctctgctTTTGCTTCTCTAGCTCCATCCTCACTTCCTCCCTCTGCTTTTGCCTCTCCAtctcctttctctcttcctccctttgCCTTTGTTTATTTAGCTCCTTTCTCCTTTCCTCAGCTTgattctttttcctttcctcTAACTCATAGCTGTCAGCACTAACATCCGACTCACTACTACTGCTACTGCTGTAATCTGAACTCTCGCTTGAGCTAGacactcttcttttctcttGCACATTCTTTTTTAACCCTGCAGCATTCAGTTGTATTTTCCTATCACGGGCATTACCGTCCAAATCAGAATCATACCTCTTGCGTTTATCAATGTTCTTCCCAGAGTTGTCCTCCTTCTCTTTACCTTTTTGTTCTTGTCTatcatccttgagatcatgatgaTACTTGTCTATCCGATGGGCCTTGCTAGGTGGCTTCTCATCTTCAGAGTCATGGCAAGAACTCTTCACAGCATTCAGCTGTCTTTTCCTATCACGGGCATTACCGTCCGAATCAGAATCATGCTTCTTGCGTTTATCAATGTTCTTCCCAGAGTTATCCTCCTTCTGTTTACCTTTTTGTTCTTGTCTatcatccttgagatcatgatgaTACTTGTCTGTCCGAAGGGCCTTGCTATGTGGCTTCTCATCTTCAGAGTCATGGCGAGAACTCTTCAcagaatttttctttttgtagTCATCACTCCTTGACTCACTCTTCAATTTATCAAGGTACTGGTCCTTCTTAACATCCATTTCAGACTTATGACGCTCAGAGTTGTGAGAAATCTTCGCATATTTCGATCGCTCGCCATGGACATTGTCTGAATCACTCCCAGATTCAGCAGAATACTTGCCCTTTCTAACAGATTTCTGCTTTTTCTTATCATAGTCACTGTGAGAGTCATCACTCTCCGAGTCATGATGAGAACTATCCTTGTACTTGCTCTTTCTAGGCTTCTCATTCTTGGATTCATGATGAGAACTATCCTTGTACTTGCTCTTCCTGGGCTTCTCATCCTCAGAGTCATGACGAGAGCTCTTTACTGGTACCTTCTTTCTCTCATCGCGATTGTTCTTCacatcttttgttttcttct
Coding sequences:
- the LOC133918690 gene encoding uncharacterized protein LOC133918690; protein product: MYNGIGLQTARGSGTNGYVQTNKFLVRPRSSSGPPKPLLPGHGDDAGIGLGGMRKPNKEILEHDRKRQVELQLLVLRDALEEQGYTEAEIEERVEEARKAAEAEAAAAAAVAEEGGRDAGRPPLPGRGFTDTQSHHVAARKEKQLETLRAALGLDAEDVKKGDGESDVESGELVPGKYSEELDTAGQKGNKGSKDGRMDANKGKKLTGNDGRNRSKSSKKSKHDYDSDSDHEDDRKKKKKNSRHDSEDSESDYDAKKVKKHSKKSRHDSDDDSKDDYYKKEKKHSKKSRHDSDDDSETDRKKAKRGKDNHHDSESDSDSDHGKKKTKDVKNNRDERKKVPVKSSRHDSEDEKPRKSKYKDSSHHESKNEKPRKSKYKDSSHHDSESDDSHSDYDKKKQKSVRKGKYSAESGSDSDNVHGERSKYAKISHNSERHKSEMDVKKDQYLDKLKSESRSDDYKKKNSVKSSRHDSEDEKPHSKALRTDKYHHDLKDDRQEQKGKQKEDNSGKNIDKRKKHDSDSDGNARDRKRQLNAVKSSCHDSEDEKPPSKAHRIDKYHHDLKDDRQEQKGKEKEDNSGKNIDKRKRYDSDLDGNARDRKIQLNAAGLKKNVQEKRRVSSSSESSDYSSSSSSESDVSADSYELEERKKNQAEERRKELNKQRQREEERKEMERQKQREEVRMELEKQKQREREEDRHKEREQERHREREQDRREGGNGVERDYKRGLGEDRYDPNSSAAREDGNMDRRNKDERRDEERHRSRDIDRQDPKRSRYDDSYHRSRRDDQHYSRDDYRDRRHR